The nucleotide window TATAACAGCACCAGAAAAAAACTAATTTCATAAAGGAGACGATAAAATGGAAAAAATTATTGAAGGAAGAGTTTTAAAACTAGGTGACGATATAGATACAGACAGCATATTACCTGGAAGATACCTAACATTAAGTGAACCAGAAGACCTTGGAAAACACGTAATGGAAGGATATGATTTAAACTACAAAGATAAAATCCAAGAAGGTGATGTTATTGTAGCAGGATCCAATTTTGGATGTGGATCATCACGTGAACATGCACCAATAGCACTTAAAGCAGCAGGAATACAAGCAGTTGTTGCAAAATCATTTGCACGTATATTCTATAGAAATGCTACAAATATAGGTTTAGCATTAGTAGAAGCCCCAGAAGGTCCTGATGAGATTAATGAAGAAGATATTGTAGAATTAAATCTTGAAGAAGGAACACTAAAAAATGAAACTCAAGATAAAGAATATACAACTACAAAACTTCCAGAATTCATGTTTGAAATTCTTGAAAATGATGGACTAATAAACTACTTAAATAAAACAAGATTTGAATAAAGAAGGAACAAATATGTACAATATAGCAGTTATTCCAGGAGATGGAATAGGACAAGAAGTAGTAGAAGCAACAATAACCGTATTAGACAAACTACCAATTGACTTCAATTACACATATGCTCAAGCAGGAGACAAATGTAATGAAGAACAAGGTGTACCTCTTCCAGAAGAAACTATA belongs to Methanosphaera sp. WGK6 and includes:
- a CDS encoding 3-isopropylmalate dehydratase small subunit, with the protein product MEKIIEGRVLKLGDDIDTDSILPGRYLTLSEPEDLGKHVMEGYDLNYKDKIQEGDVIVAGSNFGCGSSREHAPIALKAAGIQAVVAKSFARIFYRNATNIGLALVEAPEGPDEINEEDIVELNLEEGTLKNETQDKEYTTTKLPEFMFEILENDGLINYLNKTRFE